One segment of Candidatus Nitrospira nitrosa DNA contains the following:
- a CDS encoding DUF4403 family protein, which translates to MFLTSRSHVVATMALVLSLSSCADTEFVIRPPAPERFPPAEVPPSQITESIITVPVRLDLSDFLHAANDPSVIAKKFDHWGNVLKHPKGVEYKYYAERDDFVIEQSAHPGRNTEPRLSIGDWWKDIELSGGTLFVSAPLRYKIAVRAHSQGPDPAAQCGDGNELPKQGTLNGNIAIGMTQNYGVSGSLRSVTVHAAEPCQFRMTDRDLQQVVNTALSDQVKGGFSNAVSRLNALSIKPRVEEVWTALRNPIQLEPDTWLLLNLDKVRHAGFSKDGYVVKNTLQLTAHPVIVHGAEPPASSSVLPQLETQVSSPDFRGVADIETDYSRGLPVAGQFHVLADAQVDYSTLSEALSKRLRGRRIESKGNVITITGAGLFGLGDNQVLLRVEFTGDARGYVYLIGKPEINVMTQAVYLSGLRYDLGTTRLLQTTAPHWFNDAALRETIAPDIALGVTPTIDRIRDSLRTGLNRTLTPTVSMQGTVTSMQGIAVFAERDTLHVRMMSEGTLNVMVGNKP; encoded by the coding sequence ATGTTTCTCACGTCCAGATCTCATGTCGTAGCGACGATGGCGTTGGTCCTGTCCCTGTCGAGTTGTGCTGATACCGAATTTGTCATCCGCCCACCCGCACCAGAGCGGTTTCCACCCGCAGAAGTGCCGCCTTCTCAGATCACGGAGTCCATCATTACCGTACCGGTTCGACTGGACCTTTCAGACTTTCTCCATGCCGCAAACGATCCGAGCGTGATCGCTAAAAAGTTTGATCATTGGGGCAACGTGCTCAAACACCCGAAAGGCGTGGAGTACAAATACTATGCGGAACGGGATGATTTTGTGATCGAGCAGTCAGCGCACCCGGGCAGGAATACGGAGCCGCGTCTGTCGATCGGAGACTGGTGGAAGGACATAGAACTCTCGGGAGGCACCCTCTTCGTGAGTGCGCCTCTTCGCTATAAGATCGCGGTACGTGCACATTCGCAGGGTCCTGATCCAGCAGCACAATGTGGTGATGGGAACGAATTGCCGAAACAGGGCACACTCAACGGAAATATTGCGATTGGGATGACACAGAATTACGGTGTGTCAGGCTCCCTCCGCAGCGTGACCGTGCATGCTGCGGAGCCATGCCAGTTCCGCATGACGGATAGGGATCTGCAGCAGGTCGTCAATACGGCTCTCTCGGATCAGGTCAAGGGAGGTTTCAGCAACGCTGTCTCGCGTCTCAATGCGCTCAGTATCAAACCTCGAGTAGAGGAGGTCTGGACGGCGCTCCGTAATCCCATCCAGTTAGAGCCCGACACCTGGCTCCTGCTCAACCTCGACAAGGTGCGGCATGCCGGATTTTCAAAAGATGGCTACGTCGTCAAAAACACCCTTCAACTCACCGCACATCCGGTGATCGTTCATGGAGCTGAACCACCGGCATCGTCCTCAGTACTTCCTCAACTGGAGACGCAAGTGTCTTCTCCAGACTTTCGTGGCGTCGCTGATATCGAAACAGACTATTCTAGGGGACTCCCGGTTGCCGGGCAGTTTCACGTCCTAGCCGATGCCCAGGTCGATTACAGTACACTCTCCGAGGCGTTATCGAAGCGGCTGAGAGGGAGACGCATTGAAAGTAAGGGGAATGTCATCACGATTACCGGTGCAGGACTGTTCGGTCTAGGCGATAACCAAGTGCTCCTACGCGTGGAGTTCACAGGAGATGCGCGGGGCTACGTGTATTTGATCGGGAAGCCGGAAATCAACGTGATGACACAGGCGGTCTATCTCAGTGGCCTTCGGTATGATCTTGGAACCACACGCCTGCTTCAGACAACGGCCCCACACTGGTTCAATGACGCGGCGCTCCGAGAAACTATTGCTCCCGACATCGCGCTTGGGGTGACGCCGACGATCGATCGCATACGCGACTCTCTGAGAACCGGATTGAATCGAACGCTGACTCCGACCGTTTCAATGCAGGGAACAGTCACGTCGATGCAAGGGATTGCCGTGTTCGCCGAGCGGGATACGCTCCATGTTCGCATGATGAGTGAGGGTACGCTCAATGTGATGGTAGGCAACAAGCCCTAA
- a CDS encoding HDOD domain-containing protein has protein sequence MIANNPLYGFLKQIDTIVHAVKLFGTQTVCNLVTSTTLGQTIVGVPAQLIDVPLY, from the coding sequence TTGATCGCGAACAACCCACTCTATGGGTTTCTCAAACAGATCGACACCATCGTGCACGCGGTCAAGCTCTTCGGCACACAGACCGTCTGCAATCTCGTTACTTCGACCACCCTCGGTCAGACGATTGTCGGGGTGCCGGCTCAGCTCATAGACGTCCCCCTGTACTGA
- a CDS encoding carboxymuconolactone decarboxylase family protein has translation MNQATKVESELFTELRKLTPKVTGGLLRMRQEAYRDGAVAAKYKLLTAMAISIAIRCEPCIRAYVQMACDKGITQEELIEFLEVAMTMQGCPGEEWAVKAYQTYKEQVGGGQPGDSSGICCAH, from the coding sequence ATGAATCAAGCCACGAAGGTTGAGAGTGAATTATTTACCGAGTTAAGGAAGTTAACTCCGAAAGTTACCGGCGGATTATTGCGCATGCGGCAGGAGGCGTATCGCGATGGGGCCGTGGCTGCGAAATACAAACTGCTCACGGCCATGGCCATCTCTATCGCGATTCGTTGTGAGCCCTGTATCCGAGCCTACGTCCAGATGGCCTGCGACAAAGGTATCACACAAGAGGAATTGATCGAGTTCCTCGAAGTCGCCATGACCATGCAAGGCTGCCCGGGGGAAGAATGGGCGGTGAAGGCGTACCAAACGTATAAAGAACAGGTGGGGGGAGGCCAACCAGGCGATAGTAGTGGTATATGCTGTGCGCACTGA
- a CDS encoding heavy-metal-associated domain-containing protein, with the protein MWRQYGWVVLIGVMGLAVPSGFAGQGFQRVTLHIEGMTCGACVKDVKAALAKVPGVSTVEITVGKKWGFLSDYADARALVTYDPDKAGVEALVKAVEAASSPLSAYKTRVLQER; encoded by the coding sequence ATGTGGCGTCAGTATGGATGGGTTGTGCTGATAGGCGTCATGGGCTTGGCTGTCCCTTCTGGTTTTGCGGGCCAGGGATTTCAGAGGGTCACATTGCACATAGAAGGCATGACCTGTGGGGCCTGTGTGAAGGATGTGAAGGCCGCTCTGGCCAAGGTTCCCGGCGTCAGCACCGTCGAGATCACGGTAGGGAAGAAATGGGGCTTCCTCTCCGATTACGCAGACGCCCGCGCATTGGTAACCTACGATCCGGATAAAGCGGGAGTGGAGGCGTTGGTCAAAGCCGTGGAAGCAGCAAGTAGCCCTCTGTCAGCATACAAGACACGAGTGCTCCAAGAGAGGTGA
- a CDS encoding mercuric transporter MerT family protein, with amino-acid sequence MTKSGATTMIGGLVAAFFASLCCIGPFVLAALSIGVGATGFWADTAGALKGILPYRPVFIGLTVLLLGFSFYLAYREPKSAVCASGEVCASGAMSGAKRTVLWIMAVFALVLLLAPYWLGR; translated from the coding sequence ATGACAAAAAGTGGAGCAACGACAATGATCGGCGGGCTTGTAGCGGCGTTCTTCGCATCACTTTGCTGCATTGGGCCATTCGTGCTTGCAGCTTTAAGCATCGGCGTTGGGGCCACCGGATTTTGGGCCGACACGGCTGGTGCCCTCAAAGGCATCTTGCCCTATCGGCCGGTCTTCATCGGTCTGACGGTACTGTTATTGGGATTCAGCTTTTATCTGGCTTACCGAGAACCAAAGTCCGCCGTGTGCGCATCGGGGGAAGTATGTGCGTCGGGAGCGATGAGCGGGGCAAAGCGGACAGTGTTGTGGATAATGGCAGTCTTCGCGCTTGTGCTGCTCTTGGCGCCGTACTGGCTGGGACGGTGA
- a CDS encoding heavy metal-responsive transcriptional regulator: protein MAAGRTIGRLAKAVGVNVQTVRYYERLHLLGPAGRKPSGYRFYGSDEERRLRFIKNAQALGFSLREIQGLLNLRVSSTARCGDVQRKAQAKLEQVMEKMRELHALARALRSLIRDCRVGQPTEQCPILARLEHEGRRSRKVSKRHRGNEVKATLDE from the coding sequence ATGGCAGCAGGACGCACAATTGGTCGGTTGGCGAAAGCCGTCGGGGTCAACGTTCAGACGGTGCGGTATTACGAGCGGCTGCACCTGCTCGGTCCCGCAGGGCGAAAGCCGTCGGGGTATCGATTCTATGGGTCCGATGAAGAACGGAGGCTGCGGTTCATCAAGAACGCGCAAGCGCTGGGGTTCTCCCTACGTGAGATCCAAGGTCTGCTGAATCTCCGTGTTAGTTCCACGGCTCGCTGCGGCGACGTGCAACGAAAGGCGCAGGCGAAATTAGAGCAGGTGATGGAGAAGATGCGAGAGCTGCATGCACTGGCTCGGGCTCTGCGGAGTTTAATTCGGGACTGCCGGGTCGGCCAGCCGACTGAGCAATGTCCGATTCTGGCGAGGTTGGAACATGAAGGTAGGAGGTCAAGAAAAGTTTCGAAGAGGCACAGAGGCAATGAAGTGAAGGCTACGCTTGACGAATGA
- a CDS encoding methyltransferase domain-containing protein gives MPIEDITQKVSARYANAASTGEQMCCPTSYDMGYLKTFIPEEVLKISYGCGTPAGLKTVRAGETVLDIGSGGGIDCFEASRLVGPTGRVIGIDMTDTMLEIARKNAVVVATNLGYPSSNVEFRKGLADAMPVDDGTIDLIISNCVINLAPDKRKVFREMYRVAKPGGRFTISDIVADQTVPQYLVHDTQKWGDCLSGALTLTDYMNGMTTAGFLGIHLVKFSPWRVIDGIHFFSVTLTGYKVPPATTASSVRYATLRGPFSRLVDERGMTYYRGIPQSITPDESRLLSLPSFSEHFLLTTEPIPLDNHDPRWRAVLPADAPCTWQGHYALLAGPFVEAADDDHHVYRRGEPLEVCSKTVAVLGTDGYQPHFVLLNRAGEGAGGEAVTCSPDGGCC, from the coding sequence ATGCCCATCGAGGATATTACGCAAAAAGTCAGTGCGCGTTATGCGAATGCAGCCAGTACCGGCGAGCAGATGTGTTGCCCCACCAGCTACGATATGGGGTACCTCAAGACCTTCATTCCCGAAGAAGTCCTGAAGATCTCCTATGGCTGTGGCACACCGGCTGGACTCAAGACTGTGCGTGCCGGTGAGACGGTCTTAGATATTGGATCGGGTGGCGGCATTGACTGCTTTGAAGCCTCTCGGCTGGTCGGCCCCACCGGGCGCGTGATCGGCATCGACATGACCGATACGATGCTGGAGATCGCCAGAAAGAATGCGGTCGTTGTCGCGACGAATCTCGGCTATCCCTCGTCAAACGTGGAGTTCCGAAAGGGTCTTGCGGATGCGATGCCGGTCGATGACGGGACGATTGATCTCATCATCTCGAATTGCGTGATCAATCTGGCACCGGACAAACGGAAGGTCTTTCGGGAAATGTATCGGGTCGCCAAACCAGGTGGCCGGTTTACGATCTCTGATATCGTCGCGGATCAGACCGTTCCACAATATCTCGTCCATGATACCCAGAAGTGGGGCGATTGTCTTTCCGGTGCCTTGACACTGACCGACTACATGAACGGCATGACGACCGCCGGCTTTTTGGGAATTCATCTGGTGAAATTCTCACCCTGGCGCGTGATCGACGGCATCCACTTTTTCTCTGTCACCTTGACCGGCTACAAGGTCCCTCCGGCAACAACGGCCTCTTCAGTCCGATATGCCACCCTTCGCGGCCCCTTCAGCCGACTTGTGGACGAACGAGGGATGACCTATTACCGTGGAATTCCACAATCCATCACACCGGATGAGTCGCGCTTATTAAGCCTTCCTTCTTTCTCTGAACACTTCCTGCTAACAACCGAACCAATCCCACTAGACAATCACGATCCGCGCTGGCGTGCCGTCCTCCCCGCCGATGCTCCTTGCACCTGGCAAGGCCATTATGCGCTGCTGGCCGGTCCCTTCGTTGAAGCCGCCGATGACGATCACCATGTGTATCGCCGAGGTGAGCCCTTGGAGGTTTGCTCCAAGACGGTGGCCGTCCTAGGGACCGATGGATACCAGCCCCATTTCGTCCTTCTGAATCGTGCCGGTGAAGGCGCGGGTGGTGAAGCCGTAACTTGCTCCCCTGATGGAGGCTGTTGCTGA
- a CDS encoding ArsR/SmtB family transcription factor has translation MKSALETDVLSPRECASVLKALADETRLRILESLLAEEKCVSDLVRELGCPQPHVSHHLRILRNSGVVEGLREGKQVCYRIAPIVKRALAKQEGKALNFGCCELRFPESVLATAKSRALHMVHS, from the coding sequence ATGAAATCCGCTCTGGAAACAGATGTCCTCAGCCCACGGGAATGTGCGTCGGTGCTCAAAGCTCTGGCAGATGAAACCAGACTTCGGATTCTGGAGTCGCTACTGGCCGAAGAGAAGTGCGTCTCGGACCTGGTGCGGGAATTGGGTTGCCCGCAACCGCACGTGTCGCACCACCTGCGCATTCTGCGAAATTCCGGTGTCGTAGAAGGCCTACGGGAAGGAAAGCAGGTATGCTACCGCATTGCACCAATCGTCAAGCGGGCATTGGCTAAGCAGGAAGGGAAAGCCCTCAACTTTGGATGCTGTGAACTGCGATTCCCTGAATCCGTCTTGGCCACAGCCAAGTCTCGTGCACTGCATATGGTCCACTCCTGA
- the arsS gene encoding arsenosugar biosynthesis radical SAM (seleno)protein ArsS (Some members of this family are selenoproteins.) has product MPLTLLGQHNPLASPSEQLKLLDQAGSHLSFEAQLNRVGLAPLCATGITVFQINVGKLCNQTCRHCHVDAGPDRPETMSLKTAEHCMNALAKTDIPTVDITGGAPELNPHFRWLVEQSRKLGRHIIDRCNLTVLLLPSQADLAEFLAHHQVEIIASLPSYRASQTDAQRGEGIFEKSLDGLRLLNRLGYGRPDSGLALNLVYNPVGAFLPPKQESIEAQFKKELRTKHGVEFNRLYTITNMPISRFLEFLIESGNYEQYMTRLANAFNPAAAAGVMCRSTLSVGWDGRLYDCDFNQVLDLPVDHGAPSHIRNFDPAQLHHRQIVTRNHCFGCTAGSGSSCGGSVT; this is encoded by the coding sequence ATGCCACTGACTCTGTTGGGACAACACAATCCCCTCGCCTCCCCTTCCGAGCAACTCAAACTATTGGATCAAGCCGGTTCCCATCTTTCCTTTGAGGCTCAGCTTAATCGAGTGGGCTTAGCTCCTCTGTGCGCAACAGGCATTACGGTCTTCCAGATCAATGTGGGGAAATTGTGCAACCAGACCTGTCGCCATTGCCATGTCGATGCCGGTCCAGATCGTCCCGAGACCATGTCCTTGAAAACAGCAGAGCACTGCATGAATGCTCTGGCCAAAACCGACATTCCTACGGTGGATATCACGGGAGGTGCACCGGAATTGAATCCCCATTTCCGGTGGCTCGTTGAACAGTCCCGTAAGCTCGGGCGCCACATCATCGATCGTTGCAATCTGACCGTCTTACTGCTTCCTTCACAAGCCGACTTGGCAGAATTCCTGGCTCATCATCAAGTCGAGATCATCGCGTCGCTGCCGTCGTACCGAGCCAGCCAAACTGATGCACAACGAGGCGAGGGGATCTTTGAGAAATCCTTGGACGGGCTTCGCCTCTTGAATCGACTCGGCTACGGACGACCAGACAGCGGCCTTGCCTTGAATCTGGTCTACAATCCCGTCGGTGCATTCCTGCCTCCGAAGCAGGAGTCGATCGAAGCACAATTTAAGAAAGAATTACGGACCAAGCATGGGGTTGAGTTCAACCGGCTCTACACCATTACCAACATGCCCATCAGCCGGTTCCTGGAGTTTCTTATCGAAAGCGGGAACTATGAGCAGTATATGACCCGTCTCGCGAACGCGTTCAATCCGGCAGCCGCTGCCGGCGTCATGTGTCGCTCGACGCTGTCGGTTGGATGGGACGGCAGACTCTACGATTGCGACTTCAACCAGGTGCTCGACCTTCCGGTTGACCATGGTGCGCCGTCGCACATCCGGAACTTCGATCCGGCACAGCTCCATCATCGACAGATCGTCACGCGCAACCATTGCTTTGGTTGCACCGCCGGCTCCGGTTCATCCTGTGGTGGATCCGTCACTTGA
- a CDS encoding phosphate ABC transporter substrate-binding protein, translating into MYKLLQIFPQKTLGSFVAFLCVSYLGIGGSATAQANQDQLSGKLVITGASTLAPLITEIGKRFESLYPNVRVDVQTGGSSRGVADARQGLADIGMVSRAMKDEEKDLYAFPVARDGVGIILHKDNPIRTLTDEQVVAIYTGKIINWKDVGGKDAPIAVVNKAEGRSTLEVFLHYFRLKNTDIKAQVVIGDNEQGVKTVAGNRNAIGYVSIGTAEYDESQGVPIKLLPTGGVAASTETVRNRTFPMSRPLHIVTRTPPVGLAKTFIDYAQSRAVHDIITQQSFVPLAD; encoded by the coding sequence ATGTATAAACTACTTCAGATATTTCCGCAGAAAACATTGGGTTCGTTCGTCGCGTTCTTGTGCGTCTCCTATTTAGGGATCGGGGGATCCGCGACGGCTCAGGCAAACCAGGATCAACTATCCGGCAAACTGGTGATCACGGGTGCCAGCACTCTTGCTCCATTAATCACCGAGATCGGCAAACGCTTCGAAAGTCTCTACCCCAACGTACGGGTGGACGTGCAGACCGGCGGCTCCTCCCGCGGGGTGGCCGACGCCCGCCAGGGGCTCGCCGACATTGGGATGGTCTCCCGCGCAATGAAGGATGAGGAGAAGGATCTGTACGCGTTTCCGGTGGCCCGCGACGGTGTGGGAATCATTCTCCATAAAGATAATCCCATTCGGACTCTCACGGACGAACAGGTGGTCGCCATCTATACAGGAAAGATTATCAATTGGAAGGACGTCGGAGGGAAGGATGCGCCCATTGCCGTCGTGAACAAAGCCGAAGGCCGGTCTACACTCGAAGTGTTCTTGCACTACTTTAGGCTCAAGAATACGGACATCAAAGCGCAGGTGGTCATCGGCGACAATGAGCAGGGCGTCAAGACGGTCGCAGGCAATCGGAACGCCATCGGATATGTTTCTATCGGGACGGCAGAATATGACGAATCACAAGGCGTGCCGATTAAACTGCTCCCAACAGGAGGGGTGGCCGCCTCTACCGAAACCGTACGGAACCGCACCTTTCCCATGTCCCGTCCGTTACATATCGTCACTCGGACTCCACCAGTGGGATTAGCCAAGACCTTTATCGACTACGCACAGTCAAGAGCCGTGCATGACATCATCACACAGCAATCCTTCGTTCCTCTGGCCGACTGA
- the pstC gene encoding phosphate ABC transporter permease subunit PstC yields the protein MTSSHSNPSFLWPTDRLLLWLLRGIAVIAGTIVMLIVTFLIVEALPVLRHVGVLRFFTDPSWHPAEGFYNLTPILWGTLFAMAGSVLIATPLGILSAVFCQYYAPTILARPYRRLIELLAGIPSVVYGFWGLVVLVPLIGEIHPPGPSLLAGILVLTIMILPTIALMADASLANVPQQYVRGAAALGLPRWATIRGVVFPAAKSGLFTGVILGTGRAIGETMAILMVCGNVVQTPSNLFDPIRTLTANIALEMAYALGDHRAALFVSGLVLMALIIALTISAEWISRGRIYG from the coding sequence ATGACATCATCACACAGCAATCCTTCGTTCCTCTGGCCGACTGACCGCCTGTTGCTCTGGCTGCTGCGCGGCATCGCCGTGATCGCCGGCACCATTGTCATGCTCATCGTGACCTTCCTGATCGTGGAAGCGCTGCCGGTTCTCCGTCACGTCGGTGTACTCCGATTCTTTACCGACCCGTCTTGGCACCCAGCTGAGGGCTTCTACAACCTCACTCCGATATTGTGGGGAACGCTGTTCGCCATGGCCGGTTCTGTACTGATCGCCACACCCTTGGGCATTCTTTCCGCCGTCTTCTGCCAGTACTATGCACCAACGATACTGGCACGGCCATACCGACGCCTGATCGAGCTGCTAGCGGGTATCCCTTCCGTGGTTTATGGATTCTGGGGACTCGTCGTGCTGGTCCCGCTGATCGGAGAGATCCACCCGCCCGGTCCCAGTCTCCTAGCCGGCATCCTGGTCCTCACGATCATGATCCTCCCCACCATCGCCTTGATGGCCGATGCCAGTCTTGCCAACGTGCCACAACAATACGTACGTGGTGCTGCCGCCTTGGGGCTGCCGCGATGGGCGACGATCCGAGGCGTGGTGTTTCCGGCAGCAAAGTCGGGGTTGTTCACCGGGGTGATTCTGGGAACCGGCCGAGCCATCGGCGAAACGATGGCCATTCTGATGGTGTGTGGGAACGTGGTCCAGACCCCTTCTAACCTCTTCGACCCGATCCGGACGCTGACCGCCAATATCGCCCTAGAAATGGCCTATGCCCTCGGAGACCATCGCGCCGCGCTGTTCGTGAGCGGACTCGTGTTGATGGCCTTGATCATAGCGCTTACCATTTCTGCGGAATGGATCAGTCGTGGAAGGATTTATGGTTGA
- the pstA gene encoding phosphate ABC transporter permease PstA — protein sequence MVEVATQQPNTREWLAFVLVWGSAVLVTATFCWLLGDIIWHGLRHVSWTFLTTPPENAGRRGGIGPILVSTFLILGVCLAVSLPIGIGTAVLLAEFTSDHSLFGRLTRRSLDVLAGVPSIVFGLFGNAFFCKTLGLGFSILSGGLTLACMVLPILIRSTEEGFRAVPSNYRLSAAALGLSRTTTLFHLLLPAAVPGLLVGLVLGVGRAIAETAALIFTSGYVDRMPESLLDSGRALSVHIFDLSMNVSGGDANAYASALVLVTSLLMINGVASWLTEYWLHRRIVTG from the coding sequence ATGGTTGAGGTTGCGACACAACAGCCGAATACGCGCGAATGGCTGGCGTTCGTCCTGGTCTGGGGATCAGCAGTACTCGTCACCGCAACGTTTTGTTGGCTATTGGGTGATATCATCTGGCACGGACTGCGCCATGTCTCGTGGACGTTTCTGACGACACCGCCTGAGAACGCTGGACGCCGAGGCGGGATCGGCCCGATCTTAGTTTCGACCTTCTTAATTTTGGGAGTCTGTCTTGCCGTCTCACTCCCTATCGGCATCGGTACCGCCGTCCTCCTCGCCGAATTTACGTCGGACCACAGTCTGTTTGGAAGATTAACTCGTCGAAGCTTAGACGTTTTGGCCGGTGTGCCCTCGATCGTCTTCGGTCTCTTCGGCAACGCATTTTTTTGCAAGACGCTAGGCCTCGGTTTCTCAATCCTCTCCGGTGGGCTGACTCTGGCCTGCATGGTGCTGCCGATTTTAATCCGCTCTACCGAGGAGGGGTTTCGTGCTGTGCCGTCTAACTATCGCTTATCCGCCGCCGCGCTTGGACTGTCACGTACCACGACGCTTTTTCATCTCTTGCTACCGGCAGCAGTGCCTGGACTCCTGGTGGGCTTGGTACTTGGCGTCGGCCGGGCGATTGCAGAAACCGCAGCGCTCATCTTCACCAGCGGCTATGTGGATCGGATGCCGGAGTCGCTGCTCGATTCAGGCCGAGCGCTATCCGTCCACATCTTTGACCTTTCGATGAATGTCTCAGGCGGAGATGCCAACGCCTATGCCTCCGCGCTGGTCTTGGTCACTTCGCTGCTGATGATCAATGGAGTGGCGTCATGGCTGACGGAATATTGGCTCCACCGGAGGATCGTCACAGGATGA
- a CDS encoding ATP-binding cassette domain-containing protein, with amino-acid sequence MSGTQPWIALEERPVCCVPKPFIEVERLSLHYGQMPAFHDVTLVINQGCITTLVGPSGCGKTSFLSSLNRLTDLIPECRLSGQIRLDGLDVLAPDTDVIHLRRRVGMVFQKPNPFPLSIRKNLEFPLREHGIRDRTRLSGTIETGLRDVGLWDEVKDRLESPALALSGGQQQRLCMARALVLSPDILLMDEPCSALDPLSSGVVEDLIVGLRGRYTILIVTHNLAQARRIADYAAFFWVQKGAGRLIETGTAKQIFEEPHDPLTAAYVSGMRG; translated from the coding sequence ATGTCGGGTACACAGCCGTGGATTGCACTTGAAGAACGGCCGGTCTGTTGTGTTCCCAAGCCGTTCATCGAGGTCGAGCGGCTCAGCTTGCACTATGGTCAAATGCCTGCGTTCCATGATGTGACGCTTGTGATAAATCAAGGATGCATCACGACGCTCGTGGGTCCGTCAGGATGCGGCAAGACCAGTTTCCTTTCCTCGCTGAATCGTCTGACCGATCTCATCCCTGAGTGCCGGCTGTCGGGGCAGATCCGCCTCGACGGCCTCGATGTGCTGGCTCCGGACACCGATGTGATCCACTTGCGCCGCCGTGTCGGTATGGTTTTCCAAAAGCCAAATCCATTTCCGCTTTCGATTCGGAAAAACCTGGAGTTCCCCTTGCGTGAGCACGGGATTCGGGATCGGACACGGCTCTCCGGCACGATCGAGACCGGATTACGGGACGTGGGCCTCTGGGACGAGGTCAAGGATCGTTTGGAATCGCCGGCCCTGGCGTTGTCGGGTGGCCAACAACAACGATTGTGCATGGCGAGGGCGCTCGTGCTCTCGCCCGACATCCTCCTGATGGATGAACCCTGCAGCGCGCTCGATCCGCTCTCCAGCGGCGTAGTTGAGGATCTGATCGTCGGTCTCCGTGGCCGCTATACCATTTTAATCGTCACGCACAATCTGGCCCAGGCGCGACGGATCGCAGACTATGCCGCCTTCTTCTGGGTTCAAAAGGGAGCGGGACGGCTGATTGAGACCGGAACCGCGAAGCAAATCTTTGAGGAACCTCATGATCCACTGACGGCAGCGTATGTGAGCGGGATGCGAGGATAG